The nucleotide sequence GACCCGAGATTCGCCCCACGTACAGGTGGTTGAACTCATGCTCGACCAGACCTGTCTGCGCATCGGCGTGGCGATACGTCACCGTCCCTGCCGGTACGAGTTCGACGTCGAGCCCGAGCTCTTCGCGCACCCGGCGCTGCGCGGCCACCCGCGGGCTCTCCCCAGGAAACGGGTGTCCGCAACACGCGTTCGACAGGACTCCTGGCCAGTGATACTTGCCCGCGGCACGGCGCTGCAGTGCCATTCGCCCGGACTCATCAAATAGAAACACCGAGAACGCGCGATGCAGCAGCCCCGGCGCTTCATGCGCAGCGATCTTCTCAGCCACACCCTGCGTGACGCCACCGGCATCAACCAACTCCAACATGATCTCCGGCATTTCAAGCAGTCCTTTCAGCGTGGTCCGGCAAATCCCCGGAAGCAGTTCCCCATCGCCGCATCGTCGCGGCCTACCAAATCGTCAACCGCTACTGAACTGCTGGCCGCTTACCCGACAACCAAGAAGTGCAGCAAGGGGGCCTCTCGGGCCGTTCTGATTTCATTTCGGCTCGGTGTAAGAAGTCACCGGTCGCGGGCAATGACCAATTGCGTCAACGCAATCAGATCTTCTGATCGCGCCGAGTCAGGTAGTGCCGCCAGCGCGGCACCGATGCATTCATCGGCCTGCCGCTCGGCGGCTTTGCGGCCCCCCGCGGTCTCCACCAAGTCGATCGCCTGCCGCACTTCATCGGCTGACATCGGCTCTTCAGCCCCATAAAGCTGCGCCAAGCTAGCCGCCGCCTCCGTACCAGAGCCCAAGGCGGCGACCACCGGAAAAGTCTTCTTGCGGCGGGCCAGATCACTACCGACCGGCTTACCGGTGACATTCGGATCTCCCCAGAGACCCATCACATCATCGACGATCTGGAACGCCAAGCCCAGTTGGAAACCGAACTGATGCATCGCCGTCACCGTGGCAGGATCCGCATTCGCGGCCAACGCCCCTAACGCACAGGAACAACCCATCAATCCCGCCGTCTTGCCGGCCGCCATTTCCAGATAGCCATCAACGCTCACCGACTCGCGTGTCTCAAAGTCACAATCTTCGAACTGGCCATCGCACAAAGTCACACACGAGGATTCCAACCTCATAACGGCGTTCGCCGCAACCTCAGGCTCCAACATCTCAACCAACACACGGCCAGCCAACGCGTGCAACGCATCTCCGAGGACAATCGCATTGGTCTCACCCCACACCGCCCATACCGTCGCCCTACCCCGGCGAGTGGCATCGCGATCCATCACGTCGTCATGAACCAACGAGAAGTTGTGCATCAACTCCACCGCCGCCGCCACAGGAGCTGCGGCACGCGCATCACCACACGCCGACGCCGCCCCAAACGCCAACGCCGCCCGAATCGACTTGCCAGACGAACCATCTACCGGCACCCCATTGACGTCCCACCAGCCGAGGTGATATCCGGCCATCTTGGCCAACGGCTCACTCAACCACCCCACTGCTGTCCGCAAGACCGGATCGCATTCTTGCCGAGCATTTTTCAGCAGCGCCCGAGCTGCGTTCGGGGTCGCATTGGCAACATTGACCATGCCCAACGACATCGACCAACTCCTCACATCAGAAGAAACCTGTCCGCGAACCACAAGCGGTGACGAGCAGTGTCCGGTACCGGTCTCAACAACTTCTCAATGAGCTGACCTGCGGCGCTCGTTGGACCGCAGAAGCATGTCGATCCGGTAGGGATCAGCCGAATACCCAAGTGCGATCTGGATTTAACATGTACGTAATAGATGTCTGGGTGAGTCGATTAGGACCGACGCCCAGCGCCGCTCGCCTCCCCCCGGGACGCATGCCAGCCGCCCCAGATGCGGCCATCGCGGCCGCGGGGCGGAACCCGCAGGCAGGTGCGTTTTGGTACCCATATTCAGGATGCGACGCCGGCGGCGATGAGAGTGCGAGACTTCGTGAAGATGTCGCTCTTGCAGGGATTTAACTCCGCTCAGCCGCTCGCCCGGCCTCGATCACACACGCCCGAAGGGCTCGCCATTCACATCGCACCTTGCGACGCCGAAACATCAAGCTGCCCAGCTTGATCACACTCCTTTCGCGGCGAGACACTCCGCCACGGTTCAAGATCCGTTGAGAATCCATTGAGGACGGGTCTGTTCAATCAGCGGCGGAACTTCCCAGTAGCGCAACGGAAATGGACTCCAAGTGAACGTTATTGACTTCCCCCAGGTCGACTTGGGTACCG is from Mycobacterium marinum and encodes:
- the idi gene encoding isopentenyl-diphosphate Delta-isomerase yields the protein MPEIMLELVDAGGVTQGVAEKIAAHEAPGLLHRAFSVFLFDESGRMALQRRAAGKYHWPGVLSNACCGHPFPGESPRVAAQRRVREELGLDVELVPAGTVTYRHADAQTGLVEHEFNHLYVGRISGPPQPDPDEVSEVRMVTAAELAQLLEADSFSGWFLTVLGAARVAFAQFTQEIY
- the idsB gene encoding geranylgeranyl diphosphate synthase IdsB, which translates into the protein MSLGMVNVANATPNAARALLKNARQECDPVLRTAVGWLSEPLAKMAGYHLGWWDVNGVPVDGSSGKSIRAALAFGAASACGDARAAAPVAAAVELMHNFSLVHDDVMDRDATRRGRATVWAVWGETNAIVLGDALHALAGRVLVEMLEPEVAANAVMRLESSCVTLCDGQFEDCDFETRESVSVDGYLEMAAGKTAGLMGCSCALGALAANADPATVTAMHQFGFQLGLAFQIVDDVMGLWGDPNVTGKPVGSDLARRKKTFPVVAALGSGTEAAASLAQLYGAEEPMSADEVRQAIDLVETAGGRKAAERQADECIGAALAALPDSARSEDLIALTQLVIARDR